In Erigeron canadensis isolate Cc75 chromosome 1, C_canadensis_v1, whole genome shotgun sequence, a single window of DNA contains:
- the LOC122585866 gene encoding phenylacetaldehyde reductase-like, translating to MNRQEESRKKTEVCVTGASGYIASWLVKLLLHRGYTVNATVRDLNDPKKTEHLLALDGAKERLHLFQADLLKDGSFDDAVKDCDGVFHTASPFFIHTDNPQEELIDPAVKGTLNVLSSCSKVTSIKRVILTSSVAAVMYNGSPLTPEVVVDESWFSDPVYCKENKLWYPLSKTLAEEAAWKFVKEKAIDMVTINPAMVIGPLLQPTLNTSARALFNLINASTYQNITVGCVHVKDVVDAHIMAFETPSASGRYCMSETVVHFSELVQILNKLYPSFKLPDKCADDTPVIKYQFSKERAKELGINYTPLEDGIKETIESLTEKNFL from the exons ATGAACAGGCAGGAAGAATCACGAAAGAAGACGGAGGTGTGTGTGACCGGAGCTTCTGGTTACATTGCTTCATGGCTGGTTAAACTCTTGCTCCACCGTGGCTATACTGTCAATGCCACCGTTCGTGACCTCA ATGATCCAAAGAAAACTGAGCATTTGCTTGCACTTGATGGAGCCAAGGAAAGGCTTCATTTATTTCAAGCAGACTTATTGAAAGATGGTTCGTTTGATGATGCCGTTAAAGACTGTGATGGTGTTTTTCATACTGCATCTCCCTTCTTCATTCATACTGATAACCCGCAG gAAGAGCTGATTGATCCTGCAGTGAAGGGAACTCTGAATGTTTTGAGTTCATGTTCTAAGGTTACCTCAATCAAAAGGGTGATTTTAACTTCATCTGTGGCGGCAGTTATGTACAATGGCTCACCATTGACACCAGAAGTGGTGGTTGATGAGAGCTGGTTTTCTGATCCGGTGTATTGCAAGGAAAACAAG CTGTGGTATCCACTTTCTAAAACTTTGGCTGAAGAAGCTGCATGGAAATTTGTCAAAGAGAAAGCCATAGACATGGTCACCATCAACCCTGCAATGGTCATTGGCCCTCTCTTGCAGCCGACCCTAAACACAAGCGCACGGGCTTTATTCAACTTGATTAACG CATCAACATACCAAAATATCACTGTTGGGTGCGTTCATGTCAAAGATGTGGTGGATGCACATATTATGGCATTTGAAACGCCTTCTGCAAGCGGAAGATACTGCATGTCCGAGACCGTTGTCCATTTTTCTGAACTAGTCCAGATTCTGAACAAGCTTTATCCTTCATTCAAGCTTCCAGACAA GTGTGCAGATGACACTCCAGTCATAAAGTATCAGTTTTCTAAAGAGCGAGCAAAAGAGTTGGGGATTAACTATACACCTCTTGAAGATGGCATCAAAGAAACCATTGAGAGCTTAACTGAGAAGAACTTTCTGTAA